In Denitratisoma sp. DHT3, one DNA window encodes the following:
- a CDS encoding ParA family protein: protein MHIFAIANQKGGVGKTTTSVNLAAALAQQGQRTLLVDLDPQGNATMGSGVDKRSLDCSVYQVLLGLAGLGDARQPSPSAKYEARFDVLPANRDLAGAEVEMVSLEQREMRLKQALHAHRDDYDFVLIDCPPSLSMLTLNGLCAAHGVIIPMQCEYYALEGLSDLVNTIKKVHANLNRDLKIIGLLRVMFDNRSTLSKQVSDQLEQHFGDKVFKTLVPRNVRLAEAPSYGMPGVVFDRTAKGAQAYLAFAEEMVERVKSWKEAG, encoded by the coding sequence ATGCATATCTTCGCCATCGCCAACCAGAAGGGCGGGGTGGGCAAGACCACCACCAGTGTCAACCTGGCCGCGGCCCTGGCCCAGCAGGGGCAACGCACCCTGCTGGTGGATCTGGACCCGCAGGGCAATGCCACCATGGGCAGCGGGGTGGACAAGCGCAGCCTGGACTGCTCGGTCTATCAAGTGCTGCTGGGCCTGGCCGGGTTGGGCGACGCGCGTCAGCCGTCGCCTTCCGCCAAGTATGAGGCCCGCTTCGACGTGCTTCCCGCCAATCGGGACCTGGCCGGCGCCGAAGTGGAAATGGTGAGCCTGGAGCAGCGCGAAATGCGGCTGAAGCAGGCGCTCCACGCGCACCGCGACGATTACGACTTCGTCCTCATCGACTGCCCGCCCTCTTTGTCGATGCTGACCTTGAACGGCCTTTGTGCGGCGCATGGCGTGATCATTCCGATGCAGTGCGAGTATTACGCGCTGGAGGGCCTGTCCGATCTGGTGAATACCATCAAGAAGGTCCATGCCAATCTGAACCGGGATCTGAAGATCATCGGCCTGCTGCGGGTGATGTTCGACAACCGCAGCACGCTGTCCAAGCAGGTCTCCGACCAACTCGAGCAGCACTTCGGCGACAAGGTGTTCAAGACCCTGGTGCCGCGCAATGTGCGCCTGGCCGAGGCGCCCAGCTACGGCATGCCCGGCGTGGTGTTCGACAGGACCGCCAAAGGCGCCCAGGCTTACCTGGCCTTTGCCGAGGAAATGGTGGAACGCGTCAAATCTTGGAAGGAAGCTGGATGA